The following are encoded together in the Verrucomicrobiota bacterium genome:
- the rsmD gene encoding 16S rRNA (guanine(966)-N(2))-methyltransferase RsmD → MKRKTVGRVRVTSGSAGGLFLHIPRDFPSRPTQDKIKQAIFSSLGNLVGNASRVLDLYAGVGSLGIEALSRGAAHCTFVDKHRSALNAIKQNLEHCHLQEAAEVVGSDALRFCASEATSGEQYDLVFLDPPYAREKIQLETFPITKYLPQILTSNGIIIWEHNTPNKCQDYSALECTKTTTYGSTTITLLKHKSAQIT, encoded by the coding sequence ATGAAAAGAAAGACCGTGGGACGCGTTCGAGTCACAAGTGGCTCTGCAGGTGGCCTATTTCTGCATATTCCGCGAGATTTCCCTTCTCGACCCACTCAAGATAAGATTAAACAGGCTATCTTTTCTAGCCTAGGGAACCTAGTAGGCAATGCCTCACGAGTCCTCGACCTGTATGCTGGCGTGGGTTCCCTGGGGATCGAGGCACTTAGCCGTGGTGCCGCGCATTGCACATTTGTAGACAAGCATCGGAGCGCACTTAACGCGATTAAGCAAAATCTCGAACATTGCCACCTACAGGAGGCCGCGGAGGTGGTTGGATCAGATGCTTTGCGATTTTGTGCATCAGAAGCAACATCTGGCGAGCAATATGATTTGGTTTTTCTAGACCCCCCATACGCTAGAGAAAAGATCCAACTCGAGACTTTCCCTATAACAAAGTATCTCCCTCAGATACTTACAAGTAATGGAATTATTATATGGGAGCACAATACACCAAACAAATGTCAGGACTATTCGGCTCTAGAATGCACCAAAACAACAACCTATGGAAGCACTACTATTACACTTCTAAAGCATAAG